The genomic segment CGCGGGCAGCTTTACTCTCGTCGTGTCTGAGCCCGGCTTTGATACGGTGAAGACTCCGGTCGTCGTCGCGACGCCGGCAGCCGTCGCATCCGCTGCCGCGCCGGTTCGACTTAATGCCGCGCCGCTTAAAATCGTGCTACCCATCGCTGCGCTCTCGACCAACGTGCGGGTGAATGCGGACAGCGACGAGGACCTTACCGCCGGCGATGAGAATCACGACGCATCTGTGATGACTGCGGCAGACATCAAGCAGCTTCCAATTTTCGACAACGACCTGCAGGGCGCAATGAGCGCGTTTCTGGACGATTCTGCAACGGCCACGGGCGGCTCGGGTCTGATTGTGGATGGCGTTGAGGCCAATCGCGCCACAGTCTCCCCGTCGGCCGTACAGGAGGTCCGCATCAATCAGGACCCCTACTCCGCGCAGTATTACCGGCCTGGTCGCGGCCAAATGGAGATCATCACCAAGTCTGCGGCCGACGCTTACCACGGCCAGTTCAACTTCCTCTTCCGCGATGCCGCGCTGAACGCGCAGAACGCGCTGGCTCCATCCAAACCGCCGGAGCAGCGGCGCATCTACGAAGGCAGTGCCACCGGGCCGATCTTCTTTGCCCCAAAGAGCAGCTTCCTCGCGTCCTTCAACCGTGCGGAGGAGGATGTCTACTCTGTTGTAAGGGCCATCGGCGTACCCACTCCCGACAACCCTGACGGCTCGCTCGCGGCCAACATTTCGTCCCCCACACGCGATACGGAGTTCAGCGCCCGGGCCGCCCACCAGTTCACGGATCGCCACTCCGCCTACGCGCAGTACAGCTACGAAGACTGGAATGGGAAGAACCAAGGCGTCGGCGGGCTGACTCTTGGGGAAGCTGGGTACAACAACCGCTACCACGAAGATGACCTGATGTTCCACGTCGACTCGACGCTCTCGTCCGAACTGCTGAACCAAGTTTCTGTTGTGGGTGAGCACGCCTTCAGCCATAACCAGAACGTAAACAATGCACCGCGGGTTTATGTGCAGGGCTATTTCACAAGCGGCTCGGCGCAGGCTAACGCGCTCTCCACCGAGTACAATTTTCGGCTCTTCGACGTAGTGCAGTGGAACCGCGGCCGGCACTTCGTGAAGTTGGGCGCCAGCGTTCCACACTTCAGCCGCCGCGCCTATGATGACAACACCAACGAACTCGGCTCCTACACGTTCTCGCCCATTCTCGCGCCCGATGGCGTAACAGTACTGACGAGTGCGCTCTATAACTACGAGAACAACCGCCCGTCCGCTTATTCGCTGGCATCCGGGCAGGTGCACTTCATCTATCACCAGCAGGAGATGGGCGCGTTCATCCAGGATCAGATCAAGGTCTCGTCGCGGCTCTCCATCACGCCCGGGCTGCGCTACGACTGGCAGAATTTCCTGGCCGAGAAGCGGCTTGGCTTCTCGCCGCGCGTATCGTTCGCCTATGTGCTTGATGCGCAGTCGAAGACCGTGCTGCGCGGAGGCGGCGGCATCTACTACGATCGCTTTGGCTCAGGGCCGCTGCTCGATCTGGTCCGGTACGAAGGTGTTAAGCCGCGACGTCACTCTGTGGTCACCTCGCTCGATCCAGCTATGCAGCCGCCCACCGGCTGCATGCCCATCGGCAACTGCGTCAACGTACCCGGACTGCCGGTGGCACGTACAGAGTTGCAGCCGCACGCTCGCATCCCCTACCAGTACAACTACGGTCTCTCGATTGAGCGGCAGCTTGGGGAAAAGGCCACCGGCACCATCAGCACTTACTCCATGCGCGAGATAGGCGCGTTCCGCTCGCTGGATGTCAACGCGCCCACGCCTGCCTCCGGCTACACCGAGCGGCCGGATCCGAATTACGGCCGATTCCGCCAGATGCAGCCGGCGGGCTTCGTCACGGGTTCGGGGCTTGATGTCTCCTATCGCGGCCGGCTGAACAAGTGGTTCACTGGCTGGGGCCGCTACACGTGGTCGCACTACTCATCGAACACCGACGGCATCGGATTCTATCCGCAGAACCAGTACGCGCCGAACGACAACTGGTCGGACGCGAGCTGGGACCGCCGCCATCGCATCGGCATGTATGCCATGTTCCATCCGGACAGCGTCTTCAACCTGGCCACCGGCATCTTCGCCAATACGGGTCGGCCCTATACCGTCACGACGGGCACCGATCCCTACGGCGACTCGCTTTACAATGCACGCCCCGACGGGGTGGCGCGCAACAGCGAGCAGCTCCCTAGCTATGTGGACCTGGACTTGCGCTGGGGTCACGATTTCCCTATCACTGCGGACAAGAGCGACGACGCCCCGCGGGTCGGGCTTTCGGCTGGAGCGTTCAACGTGCTCAACCACCAGAATCCTTCGTGGGTAAACACGGTGGCGTCTTCGCCAGGCTTCGGTGAAGTTACCTCCGTCGCCCCGCCACGCCGGATACAGGTCGGCATGCGCTTTGAATTCTAGAAAGGCGCTTCGGCCCATCAGCGAACCCCTGCGCAGGTGATCTGCGCAGGGGTTCGCTGTCCCTGCTGCCGCGGTTGTTACACTGTCTCCGCCACTCCTGCTGCGGAATTTCGGGAACCAACGCCGCCATTTTGACGTATCAGGAGCAAGGAGGCTGAATGCGCCTACGTTTGCTCGTTCCAATACTGCTCGCTGTCGCAATCGGAGCATCCTCGCCCGCGGCCTTCGCCAACAACGACCGGGTGCAGTTTGGCAGCAACATCCATGTCGCGCCGGGCGAGACGATCCACGACGCCGTCTGCTTCTTCTGCAATGTCGAGAACCGCGGCACAGTCAGCGGCGACATCGTTGTTTTCTTCGGCAGCGTTCATATTGATGGCCAGGCCAATCACGATGTCGTCAACTTCTTCGGCAATGTGACCGCCACGGACGGCTCCAGCATCGGCCAGAATCTTGTGAAGTTTTTCGGCGGTGTGCGCCTCGGCGACAATGTCACGGTCGGCAGGGACATCGTGTGCATGTTCGCCGACTTCCGCGCCGGGGAGAACGTCACCAACGGAGGCGACCGCGTGGTTCAGCCCGCGTGGCTCTTCTGGACCCCGCTGTTCGTGCTCACCCTCATCATCGTTGTCATCGTCCGCGAGATTCGGCACTCCCGCCGGCGCCGGATGTACATGGCGGGCTACCCGATACAGCCGCCGCGGCCATAGCTCTCTTCCTTCCGCCCGGCGGCCGAGTGCCGCCGCGGACCGCCACGATTCCGCAGTTCCTCCTCTTCTTTCTGCCCGCAGAATCCGTTCCTCACTCAGACGCGTTTATCTTGCGGATTTTGAACTCGTTCAAAATATTCTTGACACTGCGGCCAATTCGGCGCATCTTAGCTTTTGAACGCGTTCAACTTCATGCCGAAGGAGAACCCCATGTACGTGGTCGCCTGTTACCTCAGCTACCTGGCACTCAGCATCTGCTTAACCATCTGGGTCGCGCGTACGCTCCACCGCAGCGGACGCATCTTCCTGCTCGACGCACTCCACGGGAACGAACCGCTTGCCGACTCCGTGAATCAGTTGCTCGTCGTTGGCTTCTATCTGATCAACATTGGTTACATCGCGCTCGCGCTGAAGACGCAGGACCCGCTTTCGAACATCCGGCAAGTCATTGAACTCGAAAGCACCAAGATCGGGGTGGTTCTGCTCATCCTTGGCGCAATGCACTTCTTCAACATGTACGTGCTGAGCAGGATGCGCCACCGGGCCTTGCTTCCGGACACTCGCACGACACAGACCGCCTCCTCATGACCGCCATGACGACTCAACCGACCAAATCGGAACAGACCCGCACCCGCATTCTCACGGCCGCGCTCAATGTCTTCCGCGAGCGCGGCTTTGAGGCGGCCACCATGCGCGACATCGCCGCCGAAGCCGGCATGGCCGTGGGTGCTGCTTATTACTATTTCGACTCGAAGGACGCGTTGGTCCTGGCTTTCTATGACCAGGCACAGCAGGAGATCGCGCCGCAGGCCGAACTCATCCTGGCGTCGGCAAAAACACTCGAGCAGCGCTTGCGCGGCATCATTGGCCTGAAGTTCGGCACTTTTGCGCCGAATCGCGAGCTGCTGCGCACTCTCTCTGCGCATGTCGATCCGACGCATCCGCTCTCGCCGTTCGGCCTGCAGACGGTGGCTATCCGGGACGCCGACATCGGCTGGTTCGCGCGCGCCGTAGATGATTCCCGCGTCCATTTGCCGCGCACGATCCTCCCCTATCTACCGCGACTGCTGTGGCTTTATCAAATGGGGCTGATTCTCTTCTGGGTCTACGACCGCTCGCCGAAGCAGTCGCGGACTGGATTGCTGTTCGACCAGTCACTGCGCCTGATCATGATTCTCATCAAACTGGCAGGTCTGCCGATCATGAAGCCGCTGCATCGCCGCGCCGCCGAACTGCTTCGCGTGATCTACGGAGAGGCCTGATGCTGCACACGCGACCACTTCGCATTGTCATCCCCGGAGGCAGCGGCCAGGTGGGCCGCCTTCTCGCATCGCATTTCCAGGAGCGCGGGCATCACGTTGTTGTGCTCACGCGCAGCCCCTTCGCCGACACTTACAACACGGTCCACTGGGACGGCGAGCATGAGGGCCAGTGGATCGAGCACCTGGAACACGCCGACGTGTGCATCAACCTGGCCGGCCGCAGCGTCAATTGCCGCTACACTGCCGAAAATCGTAAGGCAATCTACGACTCACGTATCGATACCACGAACCTGCTTGGCCGTGTGATC from the Occallatibacter riparius genome contains:
- a CDS encoding TonB-dependent receptor; amino-acid sequence: MLRSLALALILGPSFAAALNSSAAPAPAAPAPITGVVADPSGAIVPNAQIDLVETNGSVAGSFHSSGDGSFQIRAPHAGSFTLVVSEPGFDTVKTPVVVATPAAVASAAAPVRLNAAPLKIVLPIAALSTNVRVNADSDEDLTAGDENHDASVMTAADIKQLPIFDNDLQGAMSAFLDDSATATGGSGLIVDGVEANRATVSPSAVQEVRINQDPYSAQYYRPGRGQMEIITKSAADAYHGQFNFLFRDAALNAQNALAPSKPPEQRRIYEGSATGPIFFAPKSSFLASFNRAEEDVYSVVRAIGVPTPDNPDGSLAANISSPTRDTEFSARAAHQFTDRHSAYAQYSYEDWNGKNQGVGGLTLGEAGYNNRYHEDDLMFHVDSTLSSELLNQVSVVGEHAFSHNQNVNNAPRVYVQGYFTSGSAQANALSTEYNFRLFDVVQWNRGRHFVKLGASVPHFSRRAYDDNTNELGSYTFSPILAPDGVTVLTSALYNYENNRPSAYSLASGQVHFIYHQQEMGAFIQDQIKVSSRLSITPGLRYDWQNFLAEKRLGFSPRVSFAYVLDAQSKTVLRGGGGIYYDRFGSGPLLDLVRYEGVKPRRHSVVTSLDPAMQPPTGCMPIGNCVNVPGLPVARTELQPHARIPYQYNYGLSIERQLGEKATGTISTYSMREIGAFRSLDVNAPTPASGYTERPDPNYGRFRQMQPAGFVTGSGLDVSYRGRLNKWFTGWGRYTWSHYSSNTDGIGFYPQNQYAPNDNWSDASWDRRHRIGMYAMFHPDSVFNLATGIFANTGRPYTVTTGTDPYGDSLYNARPDGVARNSEQLPSYVDLDLRWGHDFPITADKSDDAPRVGLSAGAFNVLNHQNPSWVNTVASSPGFGEVTSVAPPRRIQVGMRFEF
- a CDS encoding TetR/AcrR family transcriptional regulator, which gives rise to MTTQPTKSEQTRTRILTAALNVFRERGFEAATMRDIAAEAGMAVGAAYYYFDSKDALVLAFYDQAQQEIAPQAELILASAKTLEQRLRGIIGLKFGTFAPNRELLRTLSAHVDPTHPLSPFGLQTVAIRDADIGWFARAVDDSRVHLPRTILPYLPRLLWLYQMGLILFWVYDRSPKQSRTGLLFDQSLRLIMILIKLAGLPIMKPLHRRAAELLRVIYGEA